CTTGCAGAACTTGTAGATGAATCGGCTAGTGCAAGCTCAGATACGATCGGAACAGAAGCAATTGATCCTTCACCTAGTTGTGGAATTAGAAGGCTAGAAGCTCCCATGGAGATAGCAAGCCCCAAAACAGCCGCGGATGTGCAAGCTCGACGATTCACTTCAGTAGGAACTTGTCTAACCTGCCCTCCCATCTCAGAATCACCTGCAACTGGAGAAGCACTTGACTTGACTCGCTGCGGATATGTTCGACTCAATGAACAACCTCCTAATGACCAGAACTCAACCGTTGCTTTAGTCTCTCGGATTCAAACGACAGAGATCACAACTAACCAATGACGCGGATCACACAAGATTGAGACTATAACACCTCGAATCCAACACGCTGCAAGACTACTTCGCCGGGTTTAGCTTTAGACAAGTTTACATGAGTTAGAGAAAAATTCAAGATATTCCCAAAGTAATACTCACTCAACCCCAAGCAAAACTGGCTTGCAATCTATGCAACTGCCTTACGGCACATGTTGGCTTCATCCGTTCACCTCTTTACAGCCACACACCAAGAAAACCGTGACAAACCCAGCACTGCTAGATGCAGAAACTAGGTGACACCACAAACCTCTAGCCACCAAAAGAATGAGCCATGTATTACTACCTTGCAGAAGTTGCTCCACAAGGTCGTACACTCACACTCACAAGGCTTGATGGCTAGCAAACTTCGCAAACCTCGCTACGTCTACACACACTTTGCAACCGTAACGATGACTATTCAATTTGACGATGAGACTGTAGACGCTATCACTTAGGAACTACAACCGTACAGGCAGGTGCTTCCTTATACTGTGACCCATAATTACAGGTTAAAGACTAGCTCAAAACCTAGTTTGATTTACCTGATACAGAGGCTTTCAGCGATTTCAGGACGATTCAGCTTTGATGAGGAACTTTTATCAGGAGCCTCCAGGGTTTATTGGTATCGCATCATAACTTTTTATGATTGTCCCTAGGACGGTATCATTCCTGGTTGACTGACAAACTTTTTTGTAGGTTGGGTTGAAAACGTGAGACCCAACACCAGCCTATGTTCTGTAGGGTTTACGCTATCACTACCCTAACCTACAAGAGGATAGGAGTTCCAAGAGTTTTGTTAGGCAACCGGGCATGATCCTCTATCGGAGTCAAGGTTACCAACAGCCTAACTAGAGGCAATTCAACTGGCGTAGAGCCTCAAAAAGTCCCACAGCTACGCTGACAGAGAGATTTAGGCTGCGAACTTCTGGCTTTGGCATAGGAATACGAACTGTGAATGTGCAATCGGTTAGAACCCTGGCGGGTAGCCCATTTGTTTCACTGCCAAAAATTAACCAGTCGCTCGGTTGATACTGACAATCTACATAGGTGCGATCGCCGTGAACACTAAAGCCTATCCATCGCCCACGGTGAGTCTGACAGTAGCTGTAAAACGCATCTAATGAGTCATGGCAATGTAGATTGACATATTCCCAGTAGTCTAGGCCTGCACGCTTTAGGTAGCGATCGCTTAACTCAAATCCCAGTGGAGCTACTAAATGTAGTTCCGTGCAGGTTGCCGCACAGGTACGAGCTATATTGCCTGTATTGGGTGGAATCTGAGGGTGAATTAACGCAACTTTGGGCATATACAGGAGCCGAGAATTCAAACGGTATCTAACATTGCTAAATTATTATCTATATTTTTTCTTTATAGTTTTTCCTTCCAAAAAGTGATTAGATTTTTTTATTCGACCGTAGGTATAACAAATGCCTATTTGGGATCCTTCAGGTTCACTAACTATCCACTAACGGCTAGCATCCAGGGTGGTTGTTTACACCGAGTCATCAAAAATTTTTAACCCTTGGATAAGAAATTCACATCAGTGGGGGTATGCATTAATGCAAGAAATGCCGACTACCCGTAAGCACCATCACTAGACCTAACTCATTAGCAGCAGCGATAGAGTCTTGATCTCGCAAACTACCACCAGGTTGAATAATGGCGCAAATGCCTGATGCTGCTGCTGTTCGCACTGAGTCATCAAAGGGAAAAAAGCCATCACTAGCTAGCACTGCCCCACTTGCTCGTGCACCTGCTTGATTCAGCGCGATCGCTACAGAGCCAACACGATTCATCTGGCCAGCCCCAATACCCAGGGTTACTCTGTTATGGCTCACAACAATTGCGTTTGATTTCACATGCTTAGCAACAGTCCAGGCAAACTGGAGGTCTTGCCATTGTTCTGGGGTAGGCTGGTGAGTGGTCACAACTCGCCACTGGTTGGGGTCATCTGGCTGATCATCCGATGTCTGTACCAAGAAACCACCAGCGATCGTTTTGACAACTGGCTGCGTTGCTCCTCGCATATCGGGCAACACTAACACTCGTAGCTTTGATTTTTTACTCAGCAATGCCTGTGCCTCTGGGTCACATCCAGGAGCAACAACGCACTCTAGAAATGTCTGAGTTAACGCCTCAGCAGTTGCAGCATCGATCGGTCGGTTCAAGGCCACAATTCCCCCAAATGCCGACACATCATCAGCGTTGAAGGCTCTAGTGTATGCTTCAGCTAACGTGTTGCCCAACGCCACACCACAAGGGTTTGTGTGTTTAATGATGACCGCAGCAGCAGGACAATCGGGCTGAGTAAACTCAGCAATTACCCGTCGAGCAGCTTCTAAGTCTAACAAGTTGTTGTAGCTTAGCTCTTTGCCTTGAAGTTGGTGGGCAGTTGTCCAGCCAGTGTTACCAGATTGATACCACATGGCTGGCTGATGGGGATTTTCGCCGTAGCGCAAGACTTGCTTGAGCCGCCCTGTAAGGGTAAACACTGCTGAGGCATCATCCTGCTGGCCGTCTTCTGCGGTGCTGGTTACTATGTCTGATTGATGAGGTAACGGTTGAGTGGTGCTAACGGACGGACAGCTATGTAAATAGTCAGAAATAGCTCGATCATAGTCTGCTGTGTGTTGAAATGCACGTAGTGCACAGGCTTGACGAAATGCTAAAGATGTTTTCCCTTGATGCTGGCGCAGTTCTTCAAGGTACGCGCTGTACTGATCGGGATTGCAGAGCACTGTTACATAGGCATGGTTTTTGGCAGATGCTCGTAAGAGTGTAGGCCCACCAATATCAATCTGTTCGATCGCCTCAGCTAGTGTGACCCCAGGACGAGCTATCGTTTGCTGAAATGGGTAAAGGTTAACCACCACTAGGTCAATCAGTGGAATTTGTTGCGCCTCTAGGTCAGCACAATCTTGCGGTAAATCACGGCGTGCCAAAATGCCACCATGGATTCGCGGATGTAGGGTCTTGACACGCCCACCTAAGATTTCTGGTGAGCCAGTGTAGTCTGACACCTTTGTAACTGGTAACCCCGCCTCTTTGAGGGTTTGAGCTGTACCACCACTGCTAATCAACATAAAGTTGAATTCCTGAACTAAGCTAGTTGCCAGTTCTAGTAACCCTTGTTTGTCAG
The sequence above is drawn from the Cyanobacteriota bacterium genome and encodes:
- the purH gene encoding bifunctional phosphoribosylaminoimidazolecarboxamide formyltransferase/IMP cyclohydrolase, giving the protein MTQLALLSVSDKQGLLELATSLVQEFNFMLISSGGTAQTLKEAGLPVTKVSDYTGSPEILGGRVKTLHPRIHGGILARRDLPQDCADLEAQQIPLIDLVVVNLYPFQQTIARPGVTLAEAIEQIDIGGPTLLRASAKNHAYVTVLCNPDQYSAYLEELRQHQGKTSLAFRQACALRAFQHTADYDRAISDYLHSCPSVSTTQPLPHQSDIVTSTAEDGQQDDASAVFTLTGRLKQVLRYGENPHQPAMWYQSGNTGWTTAHQLQGKELSYNNLLDLEAARRVIAEFTQPDCPAAAVIIKHTNPCGVALGNTLAEAYTRAFNADDVSAFGGIVALNRPIDAATAEALTQTFLECVVAPGCDPEAQALLSKKSKLRVLVLPDMRGATQPVVKTIAGGFLVQTSDDQPDDPNQWRVVTTHQPTPEQWQDLQFAWTVAKHVKSNAIVVSHNRVTLGIGAGQMNRVGSVAIALNQAGARASGAVLASDGFFPFDDSVRTAAASGICAIIQPGGSLRDQDSIAAANELGLVMVLTGSRHFLH
- a CDS encoding tRNA (cytidine(34)-2'-O)-methyltransferase, whose amino-acid sequence is MPKVALIHPQIPPNTGNIARTCAATCTELHLVAPLGFELSDRYLKRAGLDYWEYVNLHCHDSLDAFYSYCQTHRGRWIGFSVHGDRTYVDCQYQPSDWLIFGSETNGLPARVLTDCTFTVRIPMPKPEVRSLNLSVSVAVGLFEALRQLNCL